A genomic region of Papaver somniferum cultivar HN1 chromosome 7, ASM357369v1, whole genome shotgun sequence contains the following coding sequences:
- the LOC113299947 gene encoding polygalacturonase inhibitor-like — translation MKIQHSSSLYYSLILLFLATTTILVSPSHGALGKCSLSDYKALMNFKKSLSPYESSWEFSSWVQNTDCCDWHGVTCDEKTNRVEGLDISASDTSGQIPSSVGDLPYLVSFAFSNSKNVTGSIPQSITKLKHLRTLALGSLSLSGPVPNFLNQLSALTYLDLSYNQFSGSIPPSLSDLNNIETIHLGGNKLTGSIPESFGRFTGMDSLQLSGNKLTGPIPKSVGALNIRYIDLSRNKLVGDASMLFNPNHGLTSHMDLSRNQFEFDLSKVEFPKDLNWLDISYNKIFGGIPKEIQSLDNLYKLKVGYNKLCGKIPAGGIMQRFKSTSFIHNKCLCGSPLRSC, via the coding sequence ATGAAAATCCAGCACTCATCTTCTCTCTACTACTCACTCATTCTTCTCTTCTTAGCTACTACTACTATCCTAGTATCACCTTCGCATGGAGCTTTGGGAAAATGCAGTCTTAGTGACTACAAAGCTcttatgaattttaagaaatctcTAAGCCCTTACGAGTCTTCTTGGGAGTTTTCTTCATGGGTTCAAAATACAGATTGCTGTGACTGGCATGGAGTCACCTGTGATGAGAAAACCAACCGTGTAGAAGGACTCGACATCTCCGCAAGTGATACCTCTGGCCAAATTCCGTCCTCAGTAGGTGACCTTCCTTACCTCGTATCTTTTGCTTTCAGTAACTCCAAAAATGTCACTGGTTCAATCCCGCAGTCTATCACAAAGTTAAAGCATCTCAGAACGCTAGCACTCGGCTCTTTGAGTCTTTCCGGGCCGGTTCCGAACTTCCTTAACCAACTCAGTGCTCTAACTTACCTCGATCTCTCATACAATCAGTTCTCTGGTTCCATTCCTCCCAGTCTCTCTGACCTTAATAATATCGAAACTATCCATCTCGGCGGGAACAAACTCACGGGTTCAATCCCGGAGTCATTCGGGAGATTCACTGGTATGGATAGCCTTCAGTTGTCTGGCAATAAACTCACTGGTCCGATCCCGAAATCTGTAGGAGCTTTGAATATTCGCTATATTGACTTGTCAAGGAACAAACTTGTCGGAGATGCATCCATGCTCTTTAATCCTAACCATGGTTTGACTTCCCACATGGATTTGTCGCGGAACCAGTTTGAGTTCGATCTGTCAAAGGttgagtttccaaaggatttaaATTGGTTGGATATATCATATAACAAAATCTTTGGTGGAATCCCCAAAGAGATTCAGAGTTTGGATAATTTGTATAAGTTGAAGGTGGGTTACAACAAGTTGTGTGGTAAAATACCAGCTGGAGGGATCATGCAGCGTTTCAAAAGCACTTCTTTTATTCATAACAAGTGTCTGTGCGGCTCACCGTTGAGAAGCTGTTAG